The genomic stretch AGAGCATGTGCATTGGATCAAATAAGATCTATTCgaatgtaaaaaaaaaatacattataACATCTTTTATCGAAAAATGTAGAAAATGGCATTACTAACATGGTCTTTAAGTGTCCGTGGTATATATGAATCATAGACAGTTTGCCTCATTAGTCTCACTTTATCTAAGTTCTATATAAGGGGAAAAAGTTAGTTCATTGCATCCACGTTCCGCTCCAAGCCCCTTCTCCTCTACATATAGATCTATCCCGAGCATTTTCCATTTGATTGACATATATGTAGAACAATGTTTCCTTCCATAAAAGAAGCTTTTACTTAGAACGTCTTTTCGGGTAGAGCGGTGGAGCAATTCAAAAGGAAAGTGACATGTTACAATGGATCAATAGGTGAAGCGACGAACACGTGATTTTATAACTATAATTTTGTACGTTAATTTCACAAATTGAACCAGTTATTAGAACCTATGATCCATCAACAACCAAGTAACTTTCACCTGCAACCTAACAGCCCCACAAGCGATTTCCTTTGCGTCTGCACCGACGCCGAAACGGAGCGAATTCGACGGCCATCAGCGCTGCATAATGGCCACCGTCAACCCAGAACACCAGCATCTCATCCAGATGGACAACCACGACACGGTGCAGCAGCTCGACTACGCCACTTCTGTGCGCAGCGGTCACAATGCCTCTAGACGCTTCTCCAGTATCATGGAGAAGTAGCCAGACATCGTCGGCTCCAGTGGTGCTAGCCGTGATCTTCCCACGGAAATCTCCTCCTTCAAGAACCTTGACTTCAAGGGTGGCCTCCACTGCGTTTTGGACAATCTTGTATTCCACCTTCACACCGCTGAGCTAGGTATGAAAGGTTGTGCTTGCAAACTTTGTCTTCTCTTCGATGGTTTTAGCTCTACTAATCACACGGCCATCGATACTTTCAAGCCCCTTGCCGAGCCTTCTGTCCATGTATTCTTCATCGCCATCCTTGATGTTGAGATTTATCTCGAGGTATACAAAATCAACCAGCACGAGTCCTCGGTCTGGGCCAGTGAGGATCAAGGATGTGTCCTCCGATTCGATGCGTTGGGGATCATCTCCGCGGCGGCGGAAGATAGGAACGCACTTTTAGTCGATACTGTCTCTCGTGATGATGGTGCCGTAGATGTCGAGCGGGTAGCCTACGTCCGAGGAGACAATCTTCACGGAGAGGATGTTCACCGAGTCTTCCAGCCCGAACATTTCTTCGTACTGGCTGTCCGTGTACCGCATTGCACAAATAGGTGCTGACGTGCTGTGATGAAAAAATAAAACCAACATCTATCAAAATTATTAGTGTGCCCGTGAGGGACTTGATAAATTGAGAGGCTAAATGGTAAAGGATTATTCGATAAAGATATGGTAAAGGATGAAAGACCAATGCTTGTGCATACACTTTTGTGTCAGTCCGTTGCCTTATATACTTAGCAAATGATATTTGAACTGCATCAAGCAACAATATGTTGTTTCTAAAACATAGATGAAACTAATTGTTTCAAAAATATGAGACTAATTAACGGCAGCTCATGGACAGAATCAGTATTTTTTTCCAATCGATCCACCAGGGAGATCGAATTTCATTACCAAAAAGAGATAACGAAATACAACGCAGCTAACTGAGAGCATCCCAGGCAGGTGCaaccaaaaacaaaaaagaaaccgCCTACTGCTAGCATTTTAAGAGAGCAAGGAAGACTAGAGTTCTTTTTACAACGCAACAACCGACTGAACGAACTCAACACATGGAGCATCGGCGCAGATTCAGCTGGATTAAAACATGGAGATAAGTATGTATACTTGCAGAGAAACATGAAGAAAAGATTTAAATCGACCGGTTGTGAACTTGTGACAGCCTACTTGAAAATTACAATAGACCGATTTATGCACATAATCAGGTTGAAGTGAATATAGATCGATCAACATATGTATACTTGCAGAGAAACATGGAGAAAGGATGATAGCCTACATGGAAATTGCACATAATCAGGTAGCAGTAAACTGCATGTAGATCGATCAACGTACATTACTACGCGCTACGCATGTCGAAGATGGAGAAATCCCTGAGAAAAAAACGGGGTGTAAACCTTGAGCTCCTTCTTGGGACTGAACCCAACGATGGAGTCCATGATGGACTGGTGCGCCAGCACTATGCAAAATCGTGGAACATGAATAAATGTGCCAGGAGTCCAATGCAGATTTGCCCTAATTCGAGCCCAAAAAAGAGCAGGTAGAGACGACGAAAACAGAGGCTACTTACACTCCTGGTCAATGTCGAAGACCGAGAAATCTCTGAGGAAGAACCGAGTGTAGGAGCTGCCAATCATGCAGCTCCTTCTTCTACCTCGAGTTGCCTCTCACAACTCAGGCATGAACAATGGAGACACAAGGATTTGGCATTCAGCTGTTTCACACAGCCTGAACTTTTCTTCTCTGTATTCTCTCTTGGTAAAGATTAACATGCTTACAGGTGAGGTGAATATATAAGCTCACGCACACAAGCAACCGGAGGCCACGCTACCCACTAACTTCATGCACGCACGCACTCTCCCCACTAACACACGACTAGCTAAACACATGCACACACTCACGCAGCTAGCAGCTAACAACCTGAAGATAACTGACCGATTCATTCGGCCTTACTCGACGGATCAATTCTAGAACCTTAGGCGCCTGCCGCTTCTCACGGCTCAACTGCATCGCACCATACCCACATCGCACAGGCCTTGGCATCTCGCCGTCCACCACGCCTCGCTGGAGCTGCACCTCGATCGAGGACTACATGCAGAACTGAAACAAACTAATGCAGATACAAGAGAAATTAAGATTAGAGCTAACACCGAGTGTAGACCTCGTGGGCTCGTGGTCGTACTCACGGATGGAGTCCCTGACGGCTTGGTTCGCCGAGCATCTCCGCTGGGTCTCCTCCTCTTTCCGCGCCTTCTCCTCTACCTCGCGCCGGCGCCTCTCCCTTTCCGCCACCGCCCAGGCCATCTCCTTCACCTCGTCATACAGTAATGGCTCAATGAATCCGAagtcctcatcctcctctgcaGATGCCATGATGTATGAATCCTAAgtgcgtcggcgccgccgcggagACCGACGAAGTCACCGAGTCGCCGCCTAAAAAAAGGGAGAAACAGCACCGCCTCTTGTACGCGACTCAAGTTGAAATCGATCGTCTAGCCTTACCTTTGTTCTATCCGGACCGTCCAGATATAATTGCCTCAATCTCGATCGGCAGCCGTCATTTTAACTTTTAATGCAGGTAGAGCAGAGATCGTCTTCTCTGCTGGACTGCAATGGAGCATCCTGCCGCCTGACAACCAACGGCCTCGCGCCCTCAAGCACACATCCATCGACATGCTTCTTTTTTTTCAAAACACGGTACAGACATAGTCACTTACACATAAGTTCATACGTAAatacactcacctctatgaacgTACGCACGTCTTACCCCTATGAGTACCTCCGAGAGACcgagtcaaaaaaaaaacttcattcGATGGTcttaagattgacgaagtcaccatagacgcttcgctgtcgacgggaatgtCACCTCCCATCGAATAATATTCCAcattttatgagacaccaaagtgttaaacctgtagtttaaactctggtgggctagAGATACCACTAGTCCACTACCCTTCTAAGATCATCCCTAGTGGTTCCTCTAAAGGGCCATCCAAAAACATTTAGATGGTCGTGAGGCAAAAAAAAAAGGCTTCTAGTGGTCTCTCTATCCCGTCCTCTAAATTTAGAGGAGCTCCCATATCCTTGCTCCATCCTCCAAATATAGAGGACGAAGCCACGACCATCGAAGCCAAATTGTTGCCCTGCGCGCATCTGGAGACCAAAGAAGGCGGGAGCGTCTCCCGCGACGGTCGAAATCGAGGGAGGGCGGTGGCGCTGGGCGGGGCCGATGGTGGCgctgggcggcggcgctgggcggGGCCGGTGGTGGCGCTGGGCGGCGGCCGAAATCGGACCCCAACGTTGGGCGTCAGCGCTGGCCGCGGCGCTGGACCCCGACGCGGACCGGGCAATCTTCTCTGCTAGTTTTTGTACTGTGCTCCTAGTTTAGTATACTGAAATATGATTGAATTGTTGTTACTGAAATATGAATTGCATTGCCTATACTGAAATGTGATTGAATTGCTGTTGTTTGAAATATTACTAAACTATATGAGAGAAAATTTAGATGTCCTAGATATAGAGGAACCACTGAAAAACTCAGATCATCTAAAACGGAATCTTTATAGATAGTCATCTATATGCTCCATATAGAGGACCTCGTTTAGAGGaaccactagagatgctctaaccaccCAACCATTGGTTCTCTGCTTTGGTATCTCCCTTTCTTTCATTCTTCTCAAAGTTATGACAACCTGCCATCTATGACATACTTTGTTCAAGAAATTAAAGctctttatttttcttgtcgaaaaGGGGAGAGCCTCTTCTGCTGTGACTATGGCACAACTTTCTTCATAAAAATGAAAGAACACTTCATTCGAACAAGACAGAACTTGGTCCAATGAAACTTCAGAACTAATCAGCAACAGTAAATTAATTGGAGAGCTTTTAGTACCCGAATTTGAAGTTGCTTAGCAGAGCCATGAACGACAAATATATAGAAGAACTACTTGTTTGAGCCCAATCAATTTAACTTTCACCACAAAACTCTCGTCAAGGTTCAACCCAACTCAAGACACAGCCACAGTTTACACCGCAACAAATTCATCACGCAGTATACTACTAACTTATTCCAACACCTTCAGTTTAGCTTTCCCGATAACAACAGCACCCGGCCAATTAAGAAGACTCAGACTTGGTGTACATCCTGACGGCAACGGCCAGGCCAAGGATGGCCAGGGGGACAAGGAACTGGAGGATTTTGATGATGAACTCAGGGGTCTTGTCCTGGTTGTAGTGCGGCTGCTTCGGCGCAGTGTACTTCGTCGTGGTGGGTATCGTGGCCACGTCGATGTCGCCGATGTAGTACTCGTCCAGCATGGCACGAGCGGTCGTGCTGTGTCCGACATCCTCAAAGTCATCAGTTGCATCCTTTGCTGTAAAAACAAGGGTCATGCCAGTTTACATTATTAGACCAAATCAAGATTTCAAAGCATCAGTAAAATCATGGTGAGGCAAGCATGACATACCAGTTGAGGACAACAGGACATCGTCACCTCCTGGGTGGTCCTCCAAAAACTTCGTCACATCATATACCTAGACAATAGAACAAGATGTtggtcatgttttttttttggcaattcAAGGTATTAAATTTGTGAGCATTCTAGCATTAGTGGAAGAGCATTGCCACATTGTTCCTGTAATGTACATAATGTACAGAAGAAAGCAGCCTTCAAAGTGAATAAAAGCAAAATGATCTACCTTTGTGAATTTATGTTATCTGAACCAA from Lolium rigidum isolate FL_2022 chromosome 4, APGP_CSIRO_Lrig_0.1, whole genome shotgun sequence encodes the following:
- the LOC124708231 gene encoding cytochrome b5-like, with translation MAKEALTLAEVSKHNTKDDCWLVIAGKVYDVTKFLEDHPGGDDVLLSSTAKDATDDFEDVGHSTTARAMLDEYYIGDIDVATIPTTTKYTAPKQPHYNQDKTPEFIIKILQFLVPLAILGLAVAVRMYTKSESS